The following is a genomic window from Triplophysa rosa linkage group LG11, Trosa_1v2, whole genome shotgun sequence.
CTGACTTCAAGCTGACAAGAAGCAGAAGGCGTGGTCGAAAAATATAATCGGCCACAGGGCTACTATTGATGTGCCAGGCCAACGGGGAGGGAATAGCAGTATGTGTGCTGCTGTTTCACAGCATGGTGTGCTAACTCGTATTGCCCTTGTAGGGCCATACAACACACAGCATCTCCTCACCTTCTTAGAGGCCCTCTATAGAGTTCTCATCCCTGATGATGAGAGAGGTCAGCTTCATGATCATCTACCAAAGTATGAGGTAATTTGGGACAATGTTAGTTTCCATCGCTCAAACACAATCAGGCAATGGTTTGCGGCCCACAACAGGATGCAGATGGAATTCCTCCCACCATACTCCCAATTCCTTAACCCAATTGAGGAGTTCTTCTCGGCATGGAGGTGGAAGGTCTATGATCACCATCCTTATACTCAAATGACCTGGCTGGCTGCAATGGATGCAGcatgtgatgacatcacagcagACCACTGCAGAAGgtggaaaatacatttttaattgattCTTTCCACATTGCATTGCAAGGGAAGATATCCGTTGTGATGTAGATGAGAATCTTTGGCCTGACAGACTGGAACGTCAGGACGTGTAAAAATATTGCAGTTTATGGCAACTGAGAAATTTTTGAGTGAGAGgtttgactttttttacagtgtgtttacataaattttgtaatttttacagtttttttcctgTATTACAATCTCATTGTAATTTGTTTACAGAACAAAAGTAAAGCTGTACTTACtttctttctatccttaaactTCTTACATTTTAATGAGAGTAAAACGGAATTAATTATGTTCGGCCCGTCGGACTCTCGCTCTTCAAATGTAAATCTTGGTGAGCTAACCTCCTCCGTAAAGCCGTGGGTAAAAAATCTGGGTGTTATCTTTGATGATGGCTTAAAGTTTGACAAACAGATTAACATGGTGGTCAAGTCCTGTTTCTTCCAGCTTCGACTTCTGGCAAAATCTTGTGCAGTAAAAACTtcgaaaaagtaattcattctTTCATTAAATGTAGATTGGATTACTGTAACTCTCTGTATTTTGGGATCAGTCACTCAGCCCTATCACGTTTGCAGTTAGTACAAAATTCAGCTGCGAGGCTGTTAACAAGCACTAAAAAACGAGATCACATCACCCCAAGTGTTACGTTCCCTGCATTGGCTTCCGCTGCAATACCGTGTAAATTTTAAACGTATCCTTATAGTGTTTAAATCCTTACACGGTTTGGACCCCTCCTATCTTTCAGACTTACTGGTTGAACATCGGCCCATTTTGTCTCTCCGGTCATCAAACCAAAGCTTACTGTGCATCCCGAAATTGAGGTTGAAGTCCAGAGGTGACCGCGCCTTTTCAGTCGCTGCCCCTAGACTCTGGAATTCCTTGCCCCTCAGAATCAGATCTTCATcttctttatctgtttttaaataaatgttgaaaactTACCTTTTTGACTTTGCTTTTTTGTAATTAGgagcttttaatttttttacgtatttttgtttgttctcttgaaattttttattttttttgtgcagcacattggtcaacccagctatataaataaagatgacATTGACATTGTCTCGTGCAATATTTCAAATACACAAATGTCTAACTTCATACTGTTGAAATTGAAAAAGTGCAGACTTGTTCATTTACAATCATCATTATCAAAACTGTAGCCATATCGTCCAAATCCGTAAATACTGACACATATAATTGTGTACTCTTGTTATATTGACAATATGGCTAAACATTTTGACTGTCTTGTTCATAAACAATGACTTGCCATTTTGTTGGGACTGACATGTTCACTGATCCAAATATTTAATTTTGAGAGATGAACTAAGGATTTTGAACAAGTTACACGCTTTTGCAGGAAATCCATGATGTTGTGCAGTTTGTACTAATTATTTGAGAAATGCGCCAAAGCGACTGAGAACAACTGTAACAGGGGTACACAATAAAGTACATCATTGCTCTATACACAGTGTAGATCACAGTTATGATCAGAccataacaataaacaataactAACACAAATATTTGCATACATTTCACATGTAACACACTCTCCTGTGCTCTGTAAAACTGGTCGGGAGAACATTTTAGCATTGGGTAATCAAGTAAATAAGGTTTCTCTGTTTAAAAGCTGACTAATCTACATCTATCATAGTGgtgattttaaacaaaaccatttacACTTACTTTAAATGTAGCATGATATAgttgtgctttgtgttttaaCAACAATGAATTCCTGAAAGAAATGTAGTCTGCATTTACGGTAAAATCCTGTACAAAGGGTTGTACTGTAGAAATTTCACCTTAATAAATTGTTGTGCCACCCCCATTTGTCACGTGAGCAGTACATGTGAATAGTCCAGAAAGAGGAAAACGCAGTTTCACTTGTGCAGGACTGCTCGAGGATTCAACATGAGGATCCTTCCTGTCACTTTTCTCCAGCTGCTGGTGAGTGAAAGGCTTGTGTGGAAACTGTGAAGGATCGGGAGGTTTGCAAGGTGTATGCGTTTTTATCCTCCAGCATTATAATGTTTATAGAATGTGAAATTGACCCAGTAACCTCGTGTTTTAGGTTTGATTTTAGACAAATCAACAAGACTATTTTACCCTTGTTTAAGTTTTATTGTCACTTCTTTCATTGCAGTTTGCCTGGACCATGCATACCTGGGCTGATATGGGAAGGATAAGACAGAAACGTACATGGATCATTGATTCTTACTCTATTGAAGAAGAAAATCCTGGACCGTTTCCTTATAAACTCGGAAAGGTGAGTCGCAATGTAACAGTCACTGCATTCAGCTAGAGATATTCATCAATTTAATTCCTTTTCATTTGTAAACATTACAAATTATTCAAAAGTGCTGGACATATACTGACTATAATGACAATAATATGAATACATGTATTTCTGAATGTGTGTGCTATTTGTATTGTGTTTCAGATTGAACTTGATGGGAACTATAGGGAACGAGTACATTTCGAGCTCGGTAATATGGGTTCACTGGAAAATATCCTCATCATTGATAACAATACAGGTGAAATTTCTGTACGTGGAAAAGTGGATTACGAAGCTATAGGAAAATATACTCACAACGTATGTGCAATATATTCATCGCATCATAACAATAAAAACTATCTAAGTGCCATTCATTTAAATAGATTGCAAGAAATGACTGTATATTGAGTTTCATCTGACCCAACTACAGCTCTATTTTAAAGCGACGAACAAACACAATCATTCAGTGGTCTCGAGGCTCGGGGTTGAGATAAAGATATTAGACATAAATGACAACCCTCCCATATTTGATGAGTCAAACTATGAAGTCACTGTGGAAGAGTCACATGCCCAAGGTAATTATTTCTAAACATCACAACATAAAAGCAGAGAAATACTTACcccaaaattgaaatgttgacTGTTCACactcattgttttattttccctCCAGAATACAAAAAGTAATATTTTCTCAAGATTCACGAGCCTTAATAGAAAACCGAGAAAACATAGAACATAAGTCATattgatcattttaataaacatttaagatTCTTCAGAAAGAGTAAaagaataaagtaaacattacctttaaaaaaaatcgtgTTCGActgaacacaaaaataacagCATGTTTGAAAACTAGCTCATATAATGACAGAAAGTTGACATGATCTAATCATATAACACATTTTCATTAAGGTGAAAAGGTTCTGGTAGTGTCGGCATCTGATAAAGACGATTCAAAAGCACCCAATGGAACGTTCTCCTTCACAATCAAGTCTGTTACACCAAAAACAGACAATGTTGAGTTTTATATCcaacaaaataatcaaaatggCACAATTTACTTTAAAGGGTGCTTGGGCTACGAGGTATGAGCTTGATTTGTCATTCACGGGTAAAATATGTTCATAAacctttgtgttttatattaagtACTGCTTTATTATTCGTACCTGCTTAATTCAAACGTGCACCTTGTCACAGAAAACCTTCAATTTCCACTAAACGTACATGATCCAGACTTTGAATATAGCCCATGTTCTTTTTAAAAACACCAATTGATGTACTGTAAAACAATTTCTTTTCACCTGAAATATCTCAGAAAGctcaaaaatatacaattctGGTTGAAGCAAAGGACCACGGAGAAGTGAAAAAGCTCTCAAGCACAAGTACAGTGACAGTCAAGATTTCTAACAAAAACAACCACCTTCCAGAGTTCTCCGGCCAAACAGTGAGTTTCTCTATTGATTTTAAGATTGTTTATGCCTGTGATGTTCTCAGTTATTGTTTGAATGCTCTGTTATAAAAGTTATTAATAAGTATGAAATATTGTTGCAGGGGAGACtaaagtttgtgtttcctacactgtaaaaacaactagcaggatttacttaattttttgtgtttatttgcgaaagttttgcacacagtttttaaagtaaaattaaataatttgttttggtattgtttttttcacacattttttaaagtaacctttacttaaaaaacacaaacgctgcgtccgaaatcgcatactgtgacagtacgtactaaatttgaataagtacctacctatcggctgttaaaacagtatgttctatatagtatgagtggaaGCATGGGCGTCGCTAGCACTATTTATTCGGGGCTCTAGCCCCGATTGTTTGTAATCTATCCccgaatgtttaaatataattataggAATTCCGTAACTGGACGTTTAATATTCGCTGCTGACGCTGTGTACACAGCCTCCCACACTTGCCgagtctgacacacacacaggcacgcacatacacacaccacgTGACTGATTTCAACCTATCCTTAAAACATCACCATGCAGTTGAGCTGCTCGacaaaataaaatttaacaGTGTTAGGGCAAAGAAGACTACAGAATGGCAATGGCATGTgtcaagaaacaaacaaatcttcTTTCATTTTGGCAGAAGACGAAGAAAGGTATTAACTTTAGTGTGCGAGTACACGCAGACGAAAATGTACACCTAACTCATGATATAAAAATCTGGATTATCACAACAAGCCCGCACAGTTTTTCATGATTCTGCTATTGCGGCATAATATtaatcaaaatcaatgcaaagataGCAAAAAAGAATTTTATCAATTTgtaatgcattatttttatgAGGATAATGCACACATGTTGCCTGTCGATCATGAGATCAGTGAGTGATCTGTGTGAAACTTTCTTACCTGGCTGCTGCCTCACATAAGTGCCAAGGACCGGGCGAAGCAATAATATCCTTATATGACAGCGTAGTGATGCAATACTGTTTTGTATTCcttgtaaaaaaacatcatcCTTGAGCAGCTTCCCGTCAGCGCGTGAATCTTGTCTTTCAGGCTTATTGCTTAAAtggtaaaatacatttataattatgtcaaaatgaccgtcaagtttttttaaaacacaatcaggtatgaagtaaacaaacagtttttgggAGAAACTTTTTGTGACGTGTATCACTGGATCCGTGCTTTACCGCAAGTCTTAAAGTGCCAGCAGCTCAGTCACACCAGCAGTTATTAGGCCActggctgtttgtgtttacttaaaaatttacgtcaaaacctttcattttttatttatattaggtTGAGCATTATCAATTAACATTATAGTTATTAAGTATTTCTAttcatataaatacttttagaatttaagtaattaaagttgtaaaaaaaacattacaaatatttacacaatttacaaaCAAGGAAAAATCCTTGAATTAAATCCTAAAGGGACTGACTGTTAATTATATGCATTATTATCGCCCAGCTCACAAACGCAATACAAACATTACCGTATGCTTTTTTTTGCTCAAGTCAAGTCTCGAAGATACTCTCTGATTATTCCACCATCAAAAAAATGAACAGGAAAAATACATGGATAAAAGAATCATAAAGAACTTCGAAAAGTCCACAAGAGAATGAAATACAGTAGACATAAGTAGCTAGTCATAGATAACAATGGGTCAGATGTATAAAGTTACATATGATTATTTTCTGTTTGataatatattgcataaatgtgttcatgcaaagcatattttccttgagaagaataaattaaaatttatgtgattattttgtgtttgctaataaagtatattgcataaaaaagttcatgcaaagcatattttcgttgaaaaaaaaaaaacccttaCAACCTAATCCAAATTCCCTACATTAGCCCCTAATGTTTTAGGCTCAGCCCCTGATGGTTATGTATCCTAGATACGCCCCTGAGTGGAAGTAGTCCGAATACATTTCGGACCtactgcatccgccatgtttatgatcatgtgacccgtatgctctttgacctatgacgttttaacaacaacatctacgtgagcgttgataaaaacaatttagtcacgagaaattaatttactggcacttacattaaaaacggatgtctgccttaaagttttctgctatatttatttgatttactttttaaatttgaccgttgctcagcacccgtggcatcatgggatagaaaagtgtccaTCTCGgcagaagtagtagaccatccgggtatttctcgcctactgtttttagcatactgaggtttcggacacactattcatgactcatactcatttttgcctactatattaGTATACTGTAGAAGTAGGCTATTTCGGATGCAGCAAaactttgctttttttttactttgcacATACttcataacacaaaaaataagtcctactagttttttttatttttactgtgtacGGTCAGTTTCTACTTTCTGAATTTCGGCAAAATGCATTCCACAAATGCACGACAAGGACAAACCTAAttctaatgaaacattttattagtaaataaatacaaaaaaatgttagaATAACACTTAAAACTGCCTTGTTCAGTTTCTTTGCTTGCTAGCCAAAAATCAAAAGGGTTGTGATGACACACTGTGGCCAATTTGCCTCTAAAGGACAGTTCAGAAATTACTCTAACCTGCAGTTAAAACACCCTGTAAGACCATGCTGTGCAAACCTCAATATTATAATATGAATATGTATAAAAAGTATAATGACTTCTACAGGGCAGTGGGAAAGTAAAGGAGCGATACATTGGGACTGAAGTTTTGAGACTTCAAGTAACAGACAAAGACAGCCGTGGCTCAAAAGCCTGGAAAGCTAAATACACAATCCACGGAGACAGGaagaatatatttaaaatagaaaCAGACCCAAATACAAATGAAGGCATTTTAACAGTTGTTAAGGTACGCTGACGGTTTTCAATAATTAAGCAAATCTGACACATCAGCTTTAAATGTCAAGAATGTACTTTGACACTGTTTCTGCATTATATTCTTTTGCTGTTACCCTTTCTGCACAGCCAATGGACTATGAGGAGCAAACATACCAAAGTCTGTCCATCAGTGTGCAGAATGAGGCTCCTTACTTTTCATGTACGATTGAAAAGCGTCCACATGATTCTATGTGGGAACTCAACAGATTTTTTGAAACTCCTGGAACAAGTGATCCAAACCTCTATAAGTCCATCCCAGTGACCATTTATGTTGAAGATGTCAATGACCCTCCAGTATTTATACCACCCGTTAAAGATGTTGTTGTAATGGAGAATACAGATGCTGGAATCTATTTAACAACAATTACTGCTGTAGATTTGGATGAAGTCCATGGAAACACAATAAGGTAAGTGAAGTTATATGACGCAAATAGCACTATAATTTACATGACACATAATCATATAAATTAAGGTCTTTCTCCTTCTCTCAGATATATTAAAGGGGAAGATGTTGCTGGTTGGATAACTGTTGATAAAGAGACTGGAAATGTATCCACAGCCAAAATTCTAGACAGAGAATCACCATCTGTGATAAACAGTGTATATGAAGCAATCGTGTATGCAGCAGATGATGGTAtgaaataaatactgtaaaattataTTCATCAACTCTGAAATGTATGCAGCTAtggaatgtattttaaaataaacatagagGGTCAAAGTAAACACTTGCCAAATTTATTGGAAAGCTGTCTTTGgtgataaagtaaaaaaatacagtaaaattaagGGTCCATATATCAATATTGAATATGTCTTTGACTGAATGTAAGGCACTTTTACGCCATGTTTGAAATGTGGTAATCacataaatgtcattaaaaatgtTCCTTAAAAAGCAGTTTATTGAAATATGACAATTCATAATTTTCTTTGTCACACGACATGCAAAACAAGTGAGGTTCAAAGTTACCAATGTTTTGACACTACAGTCGACGGCTACAGTATCCCTTGAGACAAAAGCAAAACACATACATTTCAAAATCTCTCTGAAAAATGAtgaatattgttttaaattctTAAAGAGCTATAATAATTTGTTTCAGCTAAAGAAAGGAAGACATCTCAggcatatactgtactgtacatctcAGTTTTGACCTTTCAgttaactactcctttaacatacactgtaaaacagtcATTTTCCCGCAGCTGATGTGCTAGTGAAATACAATGTATTatgtcaaattaaatgtttactgtatttttaaaaatatgtgaaaatctATCAAATAAAACAGGTAAATTCTGAAATTTTTACTCTGATTTCTTTTACAGTAGTGATGGCCATTTCTTATTGAAAGAGTTGCAAACAAAAACAGTTACATTAAATGAATTTCAGCAAAAATCTATTTTGGCACTccttttaatatactgtaggcTACATGTATTTCAGTCCATTGTGCATGTGATTGACAGGTTCACCACCGCTGACCGGCACAGGCACTGTGCGTATTCACTTACAAGACCTAAATGATAATGTGCCGCTGTTGACTGTGGGTCAGGTGCACATGTGCTTGGACAAAGAGCCCACAACAGTCAACATCACAGCTGTAGACCTGGACCTTCCTCCATACAGTTCACCTTTCTACTACGAACTGTTGGGTGATGTTGAGGGGAAATGGAGGATTGATCCAGCTCATGGTAATCCCACATTCCATCGattgcattcatttacaccGATGATGACAATATCCAGAATGTCCCCATGTGGAAAATGGCAGAAACTGAC
Proteins encoded in this region:
- the LOC130562006 gene encoding cadherin-like protein 26 isoform X5, with product MRILPVTFLQLLFAWTMHTWADMGRIRQKRTWIIDSYSIEEENPGPFPYKLGKIELDGNYRERVHFELGNMGSLENILIIDNNTGEISVRGKVDYEAIGKYTHNLYFKATNKHNHSVVSRLGVEIKILDINDNPPIFDESNYEVTVEESHAQGEKVLVVSASDKDDSKAPNGTFSFTIKSVTPKTDNVEFYIQQNNQNGTIYFKGCLGYEKAQKYTILVEAKDHGEVKKLSSTSTVTVKISNKNNHLPEFSGQTGSGKVKERYIGTEVLRLQVTDKDSRGSKAWKAKYTIHGDRKNIFKIETDPNTNEGILTVVKPMDYEEQTYQSLSISVQNEAPYFSCTIEKRPHDSMWELNRFFETPGTSDPNLYKSIPVTIYVEDVNDPPVFIPPVKDVVVMENTDAGIYLTTITAVDLDEVHGNTIRYIKGEDVAGWITVDKETGNVSTAKILDRESPSVINSVYEAIVYAADDGSPPLTGTGTVRIHLQDLNDNVPLLTVGQVHMCLDKEPTTVNITAVDLDLPPYSSPFYYELLGDVEGKWRIDPAHGITVNLYKDSNVYSGHHSLQMRISDQQGISAIQNLSVTVCNCGRHSKCQRMVPSVRMGIGGTCGVLLAVLLLAAMLLLALLCRRETFKFPINYEGSSYLMKSNTEHEGTDCEVPFSVKSFQQSTSQANSSMCSFREIRHFQVRKSTVTSCYVSCFLSTRCSVKH
- the LOC130562006 gene encoding cadherin-like protein 26 isoform X3; translated protein: MRILPVTFLQLLFAWTMHTWADMGRIRQKRTWIIDSYSIEEENPGPFPYKLGKIELDGNYRERVHFELGNMGSLENILIIDNNTGEISVRGKVDYEAIGKYTHNLYFKATNKHNHSVVSRLGVEIKILDINDNPPIFDESNYEVTVEESHAQGEKVLVVSASDKDDSKAPNGTFSFTIKSVTPKTDNVEFYIQQNNQNGTIYFKGCLGYEKAQKYTILVEAKDHGEVKKLSSTSTVTVKISNKNNHLPEFSGQTGSGKVKERYIGTEVLRLQVTDKDSRGSKAWKAKYTIHGDRKNIFKIETDPNTNEGILTVVKPMDYEEQTYQSLSISVQNEAPYFSCTIEKRPHDSMWELNRFFETPGTSDPNLYKSIPVTIYVEDVNDPPVFIPPVKDVVVMENTDAGIYLTTITAVDLDEVHGNTIRYIKGEDVAGWITVDKETGNVSTAKILDRESPSVINSVYEAIVYAADDGSPPLTGTGTVRIHLQDLNDNVPLLTVGQVHMCLDKEPTTVNITAVDLDLPPYSSPFYYELLGDVEGKWRIDPAHGITVNLYKDSNVYSGHHSLQMRISDQQGISAIQNLSVTVCNCGRHSKCQRMVPSVRMGIGGTCGVLLAVLLLAAMLLLALLCRRETFKFPINYEGSSYLMKSNTEHEGTDCEVPFSVKSFQQSTSQARYPGKQTDARIQNSIYPDQLPLKSICTNSSMCSFREIRHFQVEKKLILQSLPPFMSAAQTEMK
- the LOC130562006 gene encoding cadherin-like protein 26 isoform X1 translates to MRILPVTFLQLLFAWTMHTWADMGRIRQKRTWIIDSYSIEEENPGPFPYKLGKIELDGNYRERVHFELGNMGSLENILIIDNNTGEISVRGKVDYEAIGKYTHNLYFKATNKHNHSVVSRLGVEIKILDINDNPPIFDESNYEVTVEESHAQGEKVLVVSASDKDDSKAPNGTFSFTIKSVTPKTDNVEFYIQQNNQNGTIYFKGCLGYEKAQKYTILVEAKDHGEVKKLSSTSTVTVKISNKNNHLPEFSGQTGSGKVKERYIGTEVLRLQVTDKDSRGSKAWKAKYTIHGDRKNIFKIETDPNTNEGILTVVKPMDYEEQTYQSLSISVQNEAPYFSCTIEKRPHDSMWELNRFFETPGTSDPNLYKSIPVTIYVEDVNDPPVFIPPVKDVVVMENTDAGIYLTTITAVDLDEVHGNTIRYIKGEDVAGWITVDKETGNVSTAKILDRESPSVINSVYEAIVYAADDGSPPLTGTGTVRIHLQDLNDNVPLLTVGQVHMCLDKEPTTVNITAVDLDLPPYSSPFYYELLGDVEGKWRIDPAHGITVNLYKDSNVYSGHHSLQMRISDQQGISAIQNLSVTVCNCGRHSKCQRMVPSVRMGIGGTCGVLLAVLLLAAMLLLALLCRRETFKFPINYEGSSYLMKSNTEHEGTDCEVPFSVKSFQQSTSQARYPGKQTDARIQNSIYPDQLPLKSICTNSSMCSFREIRHFQRSNFISSSSYNSMSIKRKSLFILLNQRLLALQNSDEDHDAYKPHCYAQEGEFIANADLDAISITEMDFLPEMLNNLDCKYRDLASICRPDLIMKT
- the LOC130562006 gene encoding cadherin-like protein 26 isoform X2, whose product is MRILPVTFLQLLFAWTMHTWADMGRIRQKRTWIIDSYSIEEENPGPFPYKLGKIELDGNYRERVHFELGNMGSLENILIIDNNTATNKHNHSVVSRLGVEIKILDINDNPPIFDESNYEVTVEESHAQGEKVLVVSASDKDDSKAPNGTFSFTIKSVTPKTDNVEFYIQQNNQNGTIYFKGCLGYEKAQKYTILVEAKDHGEVKKLSSTSTVTVKISNKNNHLPEFSGQTGSGKVKERYIGTEVLRLQVTDKDSRGSKAWKAKYTIHGDRKNIFKIETDPNTNEGILTVVKPMDYEEQTYQSLSISVQNEAPYFSCTIEKRPHDSMWELNRFFETPGTSDPNLYKSIPVTIYVEDVNDPPVFIPPVKDVVVMENTDAGIYLTTITAVDLDEVHGNTIRYIKGEDVAGWITVDKETGNVSTAKILDRESPSVINSVYEAIVYAADDGSPPLTGTGTVRIHLQDLNDNVPLLTVGQVHMCLDKEPTTVNITAVDLDLPPYSSPFYYELLGDVEGKWRIDPAHGITVNLYKDSNVYSGHHSLQMRISDQQGISAIQNLSVTVCNCGRHSKCQRMVPSVRMGIGGTCGVLLAVLLLAAMLLLALLCRRETFKFPINYEGSSYLMKSNTEHEGTDCEVPFSVKSFQQSTSQARYPGKQTDARIQNSIYPDQLPLKSICTNSSMCSFREIRHFQRSNFISSSSYNSMSIKRKSLFILLNQRLLALQNSDEDHDAYKPHCYAQEGEFIANADLDAISITEMDFLPEMLNNLDCKYRDLASICRPDLIMKT
- the LOC130562006 gene encoding cadherin-like protein 26 isoform X4; protein product: MRILPVTFLQLLFAWTMHTWADMGRIRQKRTWIIDSYSIEEENPGPFPYKLGKIELDGNYRERVHFELGNMGSLENILIIDNNTGEISVRGKVDYEAIGKYTHNLYFKATNKHNHSVVSRLGVEIKILDINDNPPIFDESNYEVTVEESHAQGEKVLVVSASDKDDSKAPNGTFSFTIKSVTPKTDNVEFYIQQNNQNGTIYFKGCLGYEKAQKYTILVEAKDHGEVKKLSSTSTVTVKISNKNNHLPEFSGQTGSGKVKERYIGTEVLRLQVTDKDSRGSKAWKAKYTIHGDRKNIFKIETDPNTNEGILTVVKPMDYEEQTYQSLSISVQNEAPYFSCTIEKRPHDSMWELNRFFETPGTSDPNLYKSIPVTIYVEDVNDPPVFIPPVKDVVVMENTDAGIYLTTITAVDLDEVHGNTIRYIKGEDVAGWITVDKETGNVSTAKILDRESPSVINSVYEAIVYAADDGSPPLTGTGTVRIHLQDLNDNVPLLTVGQVHMCLDKEPTTVNITAVDLDLPPYSSPFYYELLGDVEGKWRIDPAHGITVNLYKDSNVYSGHHSLQMRISDQQGISAIQNLSVTVCNCGRHSKCQRMVPSVRMGIGGTCGVLLAVLLLAAMLLLALLCRRETFKFPINYEGSSYLMKSNTEHEGTDCEVPFSVKSFQQSTSQARYPGKQTDARIQNSIYPDQLPLKSICTNSSMCSFREIRHFQHKLK
- the LOC130562006 gene encoding cadherin-like protein 26 isoform X6, which encodes MRILPVTFLQLLFAWTMHTWADMGRIRQKRTWIIDSYSIEEENPGPFPYKLGKIELDGNYRERVHFELGNMGSLENILIIDNNTAKDHGEVKKLSSTSTVTVKISNKNNHLPEFSGQTGSGKVKERYIGTEVLRLQVTDKDSRGSKAWKAKYTIHGDRKNIFKIETDPNTNEGILTVVKPMDYEEQTYQSLSISVQNEAPYFSCTIEKRPHDSMWELNRFFETPGTSDPNLYKSIPVTIYVEDVNDPPVFIPPVKDVVVMENTDAGIYLTTITAVDLDEVHGNTIRYIKGEDVAGWITVDKETGNVSTAKILDRESPSVINSVYEAIVYAADDGSPPLTGTGTVRIHLQDLNDNVPLLTVGQVHMCLDKEPTTVNITAVDLDLPPYSSPFYYELLGDVEGKWRIDPAHGITVNLYKDSNVYSGHHSLQMRISDQQGISAIQNLSVTVCNCGRHSKCQRMVPSVRMGIGGTCGVLLAVLLLAAMLLLALLCRRETFKFPINYEGSSYLMKSNTEHEGTDCEVPFSVKSFQQSTSQARYPGKQTDARIQNSIYPDQLPLKSICTNSSMCSFREIRHFQRSNFISSSSYNSMSIKRKSLFILLNQRLLALQNSDEDHDAYKPHCYAQEGEFIANADLDAISITEMDFLPEMLNNLDCKYRDLASICRPDLIMKT